The Euphorbia lathyris chromosome 3, ddEupLath1.1, whole genome shotgun sequence genome contains a region encoding:
- the LOC136223138 gene encoding uncharacterized protein isoform X4, which translates to MANKLYQLNYPANSIEQFARKMLLSVVHQHTSDTDLSQSGSAEQREGEVIIGLRSRRSYISHISVKFLSIMGALGIHLWRSDYRTGQSS; encoded by the exons ATGGCAAACAAACTTTATCAGTTAAACTACCCAGCGAATAGTATTGAGCAGTTTGCAAGAAAGATGTTGTTGTCAGTTGTTCATCAGCATACTTCAGACACAGACCTTTCGCAGTCTGGGTCAGCAGAACAAAGAGAAGGGGAg GTTATCATTGGGTTGAG ATCTCGCAGAAGTTATATAAGCCATATATCAGTCAAGTTCCTCTCTATAATGGGTGCTCTTGGGATTCATTTGTGGAGAAGTGATTATAGAACAGGGCAAAGTAGTTGA
- the LOC136223138 gene encoding uncharacterized protein isoform X1: MNSVDFLFEVDADGRQFLYLFERGKKKLMEGNTVVYKDDSDPASYSGKIIECSWDSEEQVWECMRIRTDKNTPNDFNTYRKVMRSIKDNITEEVLLNEIGEITLFISNINCRLQFNFPLPLLSCHYFLVLYEGIQKRNQYISVKLIYYLISLLA; encoded by the exons ATGAATTCAGTTGATTTTCTATTTGAG GTGGATGCTGATGGTCGTCAGTTCTTGTATCTGTTTGAACGAGGAAAAAAGAAGCTGATGGAGGGGAATACAGTTGTTTACAAAG ATGATTCAGATCCCGCTTCATACTCAGGAAAAATCATAGAGTGTTCTTGGGATTCAGAGGAACAGGTTTGGGAATGTATGCGGATCAGGACAGATAAAAATACACCTAATGATTTTAACACCTACAGGAAG GTGATGCGAAGTATCAAGGACAACATCACAGAGGAGGTATTACTCAATGAGATCGGGGAGATTACATTATTTATTTCAAACATAAATTGTAGATTGCAATTCAACTTTCCCCTCCCTCTTCTTTCATGTCACTACTTTCTTGTTTTATATGAAGGTATTCAGAAAAGGAATCAATATATATCTGTCAAATTGATATATTATCTGATTAGTTTGCTGGCTTGA
- the LOC136223138 gene encoding uncharacterized protein isoform X2, whose amino-acid sequence MIVLSQAGFYMANKLYQLNYPANSIEQFARKMLLSVVHQHTSDTDLSQSGSAEQREGEVIIGLRSRRSYISHISVKFLSIMGALGIHLWRSDYRTGQSS is encoded by the exons ATGATAGTTCTTTCTCAAGCTGGGTTTTAT ATGGCAAACAAACTTTATCAGTTAAACTACCCAGCGAATAGTATTGAGCAGTTTGCAAGAAAGATGTTGTTGTCAGTTGTTCATCAGCATACTTCAGACACAGACCTTTCGCAGTCTGGGTCAGCAGAACAAAGAGAAGGGGAg GTTATCATTGGGTTGAG ATCTCGCAGAAGTTATATAAGCCATATATCAGTCAAGTTCCTCTCTATAATGGGTGCTCTTGGGATTCATTTGTGGAGAAGTGATTATAGAACAGGGCAAAGTAGTTGA
- the LOC136223138 gene encoding uncharacterized protein isoform X3, with product MVHFQMANKLYQLNYPANSIEQFARKMLLSVVHQHTSDTDLSQSGSAEQREGEVIIGLRSRRSYISHISVKFLSIMGALGIHLWRSDYRTGQSS from the exons ATGGTCCATTTTCAG ATGGCAAACAAACTTTATCAGTTAAACTACCCAGCGAATAGTATTGAGCAGTTTGCAAGAAAGATGTTGTTGTCAGTTGTTCATCAGCATACTTCAGACACAGACCTTTCGCAGTCTGGGTCAGCAGAACAAAGAGAAGGGGAg GTTATCATTGGGTTGAG ATCTCGCAGAAGTTATATAAGCCATATATCAGTCAAGTTCCTCTCTATAATGGGTGCTCTTGGGATTCATTTGTGGAGAAGTGATTATAGAACAGGGCAAAGTAGTTGA